Proteins co-encoded in one Arachis hypogaea cultivar Tifrunner chromosome 11, arahy.Tifrunner.gnm2.J5K5, whole genome shotgun sequence genomic window:
- the LOC112720748 gene encoding uncharacterized protein, producing the protein MANPSSSSSSSSQFTYSSDPSYFPTPFHLQQPPYAPPPRPPPPTVAATPAAAAYSYPPPPSLHHQFQRDAQQLFQRDAQTITPEALESVKAAIASSDVDHKTDAKRKAVPRRAAGQTWEDPSLAEWPENDHRLFCGDLGNEVNDDVLSKAFTRFPSFNMARVVRDKRSGKTKGYGFVSFADPSDLAVALKEMNGKYVGNRPIKLCKSKWKERTDYDAVDKQKKHSKKKLKSSSKVGVLHY; encoded by the coding sequence ATGGCAAACCCTTcctcatcttcctcctcctcgtcTCAATTCACCTACTCCTCCGATCCCTCTTACTTCCCCACCCCCTTCCACCTTCAACAACCGCCTTACGCCCCACCCCCTCGTCCCCCTCCTCCCACCGTCGCCGCTACCCCCGCTGCTGCGGCATACAGCTATCCTCCTCCACCGTCACTCCACCACCAATTCCAGCGCGACGCTCAGCAACTCTTCCAGCGCGACGCCCAGACCATCACCCCGGAGGCTCTCGAGAGCGTGAAGGCCGCCATAGCCAGCAGCGACGTCGACCACAAGACCGACGCGAAGCGGAAGGCAGTTCCCCGCCGTGCCGCCGGGCAGACGTGGGAGGATCCCTCGCTGGCCGAGTGGCCGGAGAACGACCATCGCTTATTCTGCGGCGATCTAGGGAACGAGGTGAACGACGACGTTTTGTCGAAGGCCTTCACAAGATTCCCTTCGTTTAACATGGCGAGAGTTGTGAGGGACAAGCGATCAGGGAAGACCAAAGGGTACGGATTCGTAAGCTTTGCGGACCCTTCGGACCTTGCCGTGGCTCTGAAGGAGATGAACGGGAAGTACGTTGGGAACAGGCCAATCAAGCTATGCAAGAGCAAGTGGAAGGAGAGGACCGATTATGATGCTGTTGATAAGCAGAAGAAGCACTCCAAGAAGAAGTTGAAGTCTTCCTCCAAGGTTGGCGTGTTGCATTACTAA